One stretch of Saccharopolyspora erythraea DNA includes these proteins:
- a CDS encoding sensor histidine kinase, whose amino-acid sequence MDERDPVAGAPSPAAAGAEAGAPAVRHRPVFGVYYTALVAYTAVTMAWLMIGAVAATAHYWPYFNWALRAVTQAPTAARWPVMWAQGFVTASAQSEPLGQAVLDYVLSILNLVVAGALLWSWRSNWSTRLLVLALVGSAGAFNLQAHVAPKVVQAAFGISIGWWHVLLLHGIGGVTYVLALLLFPTGRWDRAGPTSWLSRIAVGVSIAGVVSLLALSTADYPHTVSFVVFFGILVPVVGLVAQRRQARHGTTPDARRQSRLLFATLTVAVAVVAVLALVSLWLLLLGAPGLTMFDPTARKPGEPFEEPSAVVFWPVRFVFAAVPCALIITAARTRPWDIERLFSHALAFTVVLVAIGSGYVLVSATLDALLGGTWGSVLSAVVAVLVVALAFVPVWSVAERVVDRLIYGTRPAPAAVLTQVADLSGATDHPDLSELAKVVARGLGAAYCRLTVRLPELGDRDYQWPDEPGELAEPVTLPVHYGGEEVGVLTVDRTGVTNVPEERSRLLDDLVSLLGPVLHNSRLGIELEHQLHTALRHAEEIAASRRRATADMDSERRTLERNLHDGAQHHLVALRMTMGLAEHELTHGAAESARERLGQVIAQVNGTRKVLASTAAGVFPVLLADRGLLPALSAELAEAGADVVIDIDESVGERRFPLAVETAVYFTCLEAVNNAFKHAPEATVRVKVRNEYLGLAFTVTDDGPGFDPARSEGAGRGLHNLADRATAVGGTVTVRSAPNEGTTVEGFIPL is encoded by the coding sequence ATGGACGAGCGCGATCCGGTGGCCGGGGCGCCCAGTCCCGCCGCCGCGGGAGCCGAGGCCGGGGCACCGGCGGTGCGCCATCGGCCGGTCTTCGGCGTCTACTACACCGCGCTGGTCGCCTACACCGCGGTCACCATGGCGTGGCTGATGATCGGCGCCGTCGCCGCCACCGCCCACTACTGGCCCTATTTCAACTGGGCGTTGCGGGCCGTCACCCAGGCGCCCACGGCCGCCCGCTGGCCGGTGATGTGGGCGCAGGGGTTCGTGACCGCCTCGGCGCAGAGCGAACCGCTCGGCCAGGCCGTCCTGGACTACGTGCTCAGCATCCTCAACCTCGTCGTCGCGGGCGCGCTGCTGTGGTCCTGGCGCAGCAACTGGTCGACGCGGCTGCTGGTGCTGGCGCTGGTGGGCTCGGCGGGCGCGTTCAACCTCCAGGCTCACGTGGCGCCCAAGGTCGTCCAGGCCGCGTTCGGCATCAGCATCGGCTGGTGGCACGTGCTGCTGCTGCACGGCATCGGCGGCGTCACCTACGTGCTGGCCCTGCTGCTGTTCCCGACCGGGCGGTGGGACCGCGCCGGGCCGACGTCGTGGCTGTCCAGGATCGCGGTCGGGGTCAGCATCGCCGGGGTGGTCAGCCTGCTGGCGCTGTCGACCGCCGACTACCCGCACACCGTGAGCTTCGTGGTGTTCTTCGGGATCCTGGTGCCGGTGGTCGGCCTGGTGGCGCAGCGGCGGCAGGCGCGGCACGGGACCACTCCGGACGCACGCAGGCAGTCCCGGCTGCTGTTCGCCACGCTGACGGTCGCGGTCGCCGTCGTCGCCGTGCTCGCGCTGGTGAGCCTGTGGCTGCTGCTGCTGGGCGCGCCGGGCCTGACCATGTTCGACCCCACCGCGCGCAAACCGGGCGAGCCGTTCGAGGAGCCCAGCGCGGTGGTGTTCTGGCCGGTCCGGTTCGTCTTCGCCGCGGTGCCCTGCGCGCTCATCATCACCGCCGCGCGGACCCGGCCGTGGGACATCGAGCGGCTGTTCAGCCACGCCCTGGCCTTCACGGTCGTGCTGGTGGCCATCGGCTCCGGCTACGTGCTGGTGTCGGCGACGCTCGACGCGCTGCTCGGCGGCACGTGGGGCAGCGTGCTGTCGGCGGTGGTGGCGGTGCTGGTGGTGGCACTGGCCTTCGTCCCGGTGTGGTCGGTGGCCGAACGCGTGGTGGACCGGCTGATCTACGGCACCCGCCCCGCTCCGGCGGCGGTGCTGACGCAGGTCGCCGACCTCTCGGGCGCCACCGACCACCCCGACCTCTCCGAGCTGGCCAAGGTCGTCGCGCGCGGGCTCGGCGCGGCCTACTGCAGGCTGACCGTGCGCCTGCCCGAGCTCGGAGACCGCGACTACCAGTGGCCTGACGAGCCGGGCGAGCTGGCCGAGCCGGTCACGCTGCCGGTGCACTACGGCGGCGAGGAGGTCGGCGTGCTCACCGTCGACCGCACCGGCGTCACCAACGTTCCCGAGGAGCGCTCCCGGCTGCTGGACGACCTGGTCAGCCTGCTCGGTCCGGTGCTGCACAACAGCAGGCTCGGCATCGAGCTCGAACACCAGCTGCACACCGCGCTGCGCCACGCCGAGGAGATCGCCGCGTCCCGCCGCCGCGCCACCGCCGACATGGACAGCGAGCGGCGGACCCTGGAGCGCAACCTGCACGACGGCGCGCAGCACCACCTGGTCGCGCTGCGGATGACGATGGGGCTGGCCGAGCACGAGCTCACCCACGGCGCCGCCGAGTCGGCCAGGGAACGGCTCGGGCAGGTCATCGCCCAGGTCAACGGCACCCGCAAGGTGCTGGCCAGCACGGCGGCCGGGGTCTTCCCGGTGCTGCTGGCCGACCGCGGCCTGCTGCCCGCGCTGAGCGCCGAGCTCGCCGAGGCCGGGGCCGACGTCGTGATCGACATCGACGAGTCCGTCGGAGAGCGGCGCTTCCCGCTGGCCGTCGAGACCGCCGTCTACTTCACGTGCCTGGAAGCGGTCAACAACGCCTTCAAGCACGCGCCGGAGGCGACCGTGCGGGTGAAGGTCCGCAACGAGTACCTGGGGCTCGCCTTCACCGTGACCGACGACGGCCCCGGCTTCGACCCCGCTCGCAGCGAGGGCGCCGGGCGCGGACTGCACAACCTCGCCGACCGGGCCACCGCGGTGGGCGGCACCGTCACGGTTCGGTCGGCGCCGAACGAGGGCACGACCGTCGAGGGCTTCATCCCGCTCTGA
- a CDS encoding cytochrome P450, with protein MPPADGRTDMELTDMPTSTESASQAPFLDVTDPGFTFEAPEVARARERHWYARTPVGPIVLRHAEVQELIRDPRLVQDGARYLAMHGITSGPVHDWFVPLILHRSGDDHLRLRRVVQKSFTPRVVNNLRPFMRATAERLADRIAAEGACEFVEAFADPYPVAVMCELLGVPPQDYELFHRCSTDIGLVFSLSQGDGVRERVERGVVELYAYVDSLIARRRAAPTGDLVSRMISAHEDDARLSSEELRNLVVALVFAGHDTTRHQLGRAMVALCAHSEQWTALRDEPRRADAIVEELLRLFPTVPAIFRFATEDLEYRDIAIPAGTFVMLCVQSAHRDVRAFGPEAESFDPATERGAAQMVFGGGPHFCLGAATARAELAEALPVLARRLGAPTPAGPVTWRPPIGIHGPESLPLRFN; from the coding sequence GTGCCGCCCGCAGACGGCCGCACCGACATGGAGCTGACCGACATGCCGACCTCCACCGAGTCCGCCTCCCAGGCCCCCTTCCTCGACGTGACCGACCCCGGCTTCACGTTCGAGGCACCCGAGGTGGCGCGAGCCCGCGAACGGCACTGGTACGCGCGGACACCGGTCGGCCCCATCGTGCTGCGCCACGCCGAGGTGCAGGAGCTGATCCGCGATCCCCGGCTGGTGCAGGACGGCGCGCGCTACCTGGCGATGCACGGCATCACCTCGGGCCCGGTCCACGACTGGTTCGTGCCGCTGATCCTGCACCGCAGCGGCGACGACCACCTCCGGCTGCGCCGGGTGGTGCAGAAGTCGTTCACACCGCGCGTGGTCAACAACCTGCGCCCGTTCATGCGCGCGACCGCCGAGCGGCTGGCCGACCGGATCGCCGCCGAGGGCGCGTGCGAGTTCGTGGAGGCGTTCGCCGATCCGTACCCGGTCGCGGTGATGTGCGAGCTGCTGGGTGTGCCGCCGCAGGACTACGAGCTGTTCCACCGCTGCAGCACCGACATCGGACTGGTGTTCTCCCTCTCGCAGGGAGACGGGGTGCGCGAGCGCGTCGAACGCGGCGTGGTGGAGCTGTACGCCTACGTCGACTCGCTGATCGCGCGACGCAGGGCCGCCCCCACCGGCGACCTCGTCTCGCGGATGATCTCGGCCCACGAGGACGACGCGCGGCTCAGCTCCGAGGAGCTGCGCAACCTGGTCGTCGCCCTGGTGTTCGCCGGTCACGACACGACCAGGCACCAGCTCGGGCGCGCGATGGTGGCCCTCTGCGCGCACTCCGAGCAGTGGACCGCACTGCGCGACGAACCGCGGCGGGCGGACGCGATCGTCGAGGAACTGCTTCGCCTGTTCCCGACTGTGCCGGCCATCTTCCGCTTCGCCACGGAAGACCTCGAGTACCGGGACATTGCGATACCGGCCGGCACGTTCGTCATGCTGTGCGTGCAGTCCGCGCACCGCGACGTCCGGGCCTTCGGGCCGGAAGCGGAGTCCTTCGACCCGGCCACCGAACGCGGGGCGGCACAAATGGTGTTCGGCGGCGGTCCGCACTTCTGCCTGGGCGCCGCCACCGCTCGTGCCGAGCTCGCCGAGGCGCTGCCCGTGCTCGCGCGGCGGCTCGGTGCGCCCACGCCGGCCGGACCGGTCACGTGGCGCCCTCCGATCGGCATCCACGGTCCGGAGTCGCTGCCCTTGCGGTTCAACTGA
- a CDS encoding DUF3048 domain-containing protein gives MPLGRTRTAVLTAVIVLAALGAAIALAVLPASRTPPSPQLAGPAPAPPSPTSEPPAPGPPVLAVKIDNVADARPPIGLAAADLIYVEPVEGGYSRLLAIFGSRKPPTVGPVRSARETDLEMLPQFGRPTLAYSGAAPELLPLIAKAPVNDASDKHDPAAYFRDNSRPVPHNLFLRPDRLPPGADWSPGSLPKSGPTPSGGKPAEHHEVRYPEATVGFDWSPQERRWLVSMDGEPYSAVDTGRLGPATVVIQKVHVRQSAISDAAGNPSPFAESIGAGEVQVLRDGQVFEGTWSRLSADAGTTYTSRSGEPLVFAPGQVWIALTP, from the coding sequence ATGCCGCTCGGACGAACCCGCACCGCGGTGCTCACCGCGGTCATCGTGCTCGCGGCGCTGGGAGCGGCGATCGCACTGGCCGTCCTCCCGGCGTCGCGGACTCCTCCGTCGCCGCAGCTTGCGGGTCCGGCACCAGCGCCGCCGTCCCCCACGTCCGAACCCCCGGCGCCGGGGCCCCCGGTGCTGGCCGTCAAGATCGACAACGTCGCCGACGCCCGGCCCCCGATCGGGCTGGCCGCCGCCGACCTGATCTACGTCGAGCCCGTGGAAGGCGGCTACAGCAGGCTGCTGGCGATCTTCGGATCGAGGAAGCCGCCCACCGTGGGACCGGTGCGCAGCGCGCGGGAGACCGACCTGGAAATGCTGCCGCAGTTCGGCAGGCCGACCCTGGCCTACTCCGGCGCGGCGCCGGAACTGCTGCCGCTGATCGCCAAGGCGCCCGTCAACGACGCCTCCGACAAGCACGACCCCGCCGCCTACTTCCGGGACAACTCCCGCCCCGTGCCGCACAACCTCTTCCTGCGACCGGACCGGCTCCCACCGGGTGCCGACTGGTCGCCGGGCTCACTTCCGAAGTCCGGCCCCACGCCGTCCGGCGGGAAACCCGCGGAGCACCACGAGGTCCGCTACCCCGAGGCCACGGTCGGCTTCGACTGGTCGCCGCAGGAGCGCCGCTGGCTGGTGTCGATGGACGGCGAGCCCTACTCCGCCGTGGACACCGGCAGGCTCGGGCCCGCGACCGTGGTGATCCAGAAGGTGCACGTCCGCCAGTCCGCGATCAGCGACGCCGCGGGCAACCCCTCGCCGTTCGCCGAGTCGATCGGCGCCGGGGAGGTCCAGGTGCTGCGCGACGGACAGGTGTTCGAGGGGACGTGGTCGCGGCTGTCGGCCGACGCGGGCACCACCTACACCTCGCGGTCCGGGGAGCCGCTGGTGTTCGCCCCCGGGCAGGTATGGATCGCACTCACGCCCTGA
- a CDS encoding cupin domain-containing protein yields the protein MSDTTIIKVDGAHSPKGALGQYYLAEGVGLSMRLWREEPPETGKPEAARDYETVGYVISGRAELHCEGQTVLLEAGDSWVIPKGARHRYQILEPFTAVEATHPPAQVHGRDEHPS from the coding sequence ATGAGCGACACCACGATCATCAAGGTGGACGGCGCGCACTCGCCGAAAGGCGCCCTGGGGCAGTACTACCTCGCCGAAGGCGTCGGGCTGAGCATGCGGCTGTGGCGCGAGGAGCCGCCCGAGACCGGCAAGCCCGAGGCGGCGCGCGACTACGAGACGGTCGGCTACGTCATCAGCGGCCGTGCCGAGCTGCACTGCGAGGGGCAGACGGTGCTGCTGGAGGCCGGCGACTCCTGGGTCATACCCAAGGGGGCGCGGCACCGCTACCAGATCCTGGAACCCTTCACCGCCGTGGAGGCCACCCACCCGCCTGCCCAGGTGCACGGACGGGACGAGCACCCGAGCTGA
- a CDS encoding LysR family transcriptional regulator, whose product MELLRTVVSSGSVRAAATNLGYTPSAISQQLAVLEREAGIALLEKSGRGVVPTPAGRMVAERSASVSAILARTESDLAALRAGRAGRLRIRFFATAGAAIVPPAVAAFRRDHPEVRLEPCVSDDPLREVVDRDADMAIVADYGARLEAPPGVRLTHLADDPLRVVLPEGHRLAGEPVVDLAKLADDEWIELQGCGGVLERICAPAGFTPRVAVKADDFMTAQGFVAAGLGVRLAPALGLTAATAAGVVARRLRRPEPLRRLYVAVHESVAGHAITGEMLALLRRSVAGPGAF is encoded by the coding sequence ATGGAACTGCTGCGCACCGTCGTGAGCAGCGGGTCGGTGAGGGCGGCGGCTACCAACCTCGGCTACACGCCGTCGGCGATCAGCCAGCAGCTCGCGGTGCTGGAACGGGAAGCGGGGATCGCGCTGCTGGAGAAGTCCGGGCGCGGGGTCGTGCCGACCCCGGCCGGGCGGATGGTGGCCGAGCGCTCCGCGTCCGTCTCGGCGATCCTCGCCCGGACCGAGAGCGACCTGGCGGCGCTGCGGGCAGGCCGGGCGGGACGCTTGCGCATCCGGTTCTTCGCCACCGCGGGCGCGGCCATCGTGCCGCCCGCCGTGGCCGCGTTCCGCCGCGACCACCCGGAGGTCCGCCTCGAGCCGTGCGTCAGCGACGACCCGCTGCGCGAGGTCGTCGACCGCGACGCCGACATGGCGATCGTGGCCGACTACGGCGCCCGGCTCGAAGCCCCGCCCGGTGTCCGGTTGACGCATCTGGCCGACGACCCGCTGCGCGTGGTGCTGCCCGAGGGGCACCGGCTGGCGGGCGAACCGGTCGTCGACCTGGCCAAGCTGGCCGACGACGAGTGGATCGAGCTGCAGGGCTGCGGCGGAGTGCTGGAGCGCATCTGCGCGCCCGCCGGGTTCACCCCGCGGGTCGCGGTGAAGGCCGACGACTTCATGACCGCGCAGGGCTTCGTGGCGGCCGGCCTCGGCGTGCGCCTGGCGCCCGCGCTGGGGCTGACGGCCGCGACCGCCGCGGGCGTGGTGGCGCGCAGGCTGCGCAGGCCGGAGCCGCTGCGCCGGCTGTACGTGGCGGTGCACGAGTCGGTCGCCGGGCACGCGATCACGGGCGAGATGCTGGCACTGCTCCGCAGATCCGTCGCGGGCCCCGGCGCTTTCTGA
- a CDS encoding Clp protease N-terminal domain-containing protein encodes MTDPVQMTNHVRLDDLIEAIKKVHPDVLEQLSGAVVAGEHLGEVADHLIGHFVDQARRSGASWTEIGRSMGVSKQAAQKRFVAKGEALDLDPSQGFSRFTDRARSVVVAAQSAARAASNDEIQPAHLVLALLGESEALAAKAVVAQGVELEAAKRDVSAALPPAVERVPDLIPFDPQARKALELTFREALRLGHNYIGTEHILLALLELEDGAGVLSQLGVDKAAAEANIVAALDELRKRG; translated from the coding sequence ATGACGGATCCAGTGCAGATGACGAACCACGTCCGCCTCGACGACCTGATCGAGGCCATCAAGAAGGTGCACCCCGACGTCCTGGAGCAGCTCTCCGGTGCGGTCGTCGCGGGCGAGCACCTCGGCGAGGTCGCCGACCACCTGATCGGCCACTTCGTCGACCAGGCGCGCCGCTCGGGCGCCTCCTGGACCGAGATCGGCAGGAGCATGGGGGTCAGCAAGCAGGCGGCGCAGAAGCGCTTCGTGGCCAAGGGCGAGGCGCTGGACCTCGACCCGAGCCAGGGTTTCAGCCGCTTCACCGACCGCGCGAGGAGCGTCGTGGTGGCGGCGCAGAGCGCGGCGCGCGCCGCGTCGAACGACGAGATCCAGCCCGCGCACCTGGTGCTGGCCCTGCTGGGGGAGTCCGAGGCGCTGGCGGCCAAGGCGGTCGTCGCGCAGGGCGTCGAGCTGGAGGCGGCCAAGCGGGATGTGAGCGCGGCGTTGCCGCCGGCCGTCGAGCGGGTTCCCGACCTGATCCCTTTCGACCCGCAGGCGCGCAAGGCGCTGGAGCTGACGTTCCGGGAGGCCCTGCGGCTCGGGCACAACTACATCGGTACCGAGCACATCCTGCTGGCGCTGCTGGAGCTGGAGGACGGCGCGGGTGTGCTGTCCCAGCTCGGCGTGGACAAGGCCGCCGCCGAGGCCAACATCGTCGCCGCTCTCGACGAGTTGCGGAAACGCGGCTGA
- a CDS encoding aldo/keto reductase, whose translation MFTRTLGTTGPQVSALGLGLMGMSDFYGPADEAESIATVHAALDAGVTLLDTGDFYGSGHNELLLRRALEGRDRDQVRISVKFGALRDPDGGFLGFDGRPAAVKNSLAQTLRRLGTDHVDVYRPARLDPAVPIEDTVGAIAEMVDAGYVRHIGLSEVGAETLRRAAAVHPIADLQIEYSLLSRGIESEILPAARELGTAVTAYGVLSRGLLSGNWSRERTAAARDFRAHSPRFAEENIDHNLALVEALREVAAARGVAVAQVAIGWVLSRGTDIVPLVGARRRDRLAEALGSLDLHLSDADLAAIEQAVPAGAAAGERYDRDQMAMLDSERP comes from the coding sequence ATGTTCACCCGCACGCTTGGAACCACAGGACCTCAGGTATCGGCCCTCGGCCTCGGGCTGATGGGGATGTCGGACTTCTACGGCCCGGCCGACGAGGCCGAGAGCATCGCCACCGTCCACGCCGCGCTCGACGCGGGCGTGACGCTGCTCGACACCGGCGACTTCTACGGCAGCGGCCACAACGAGCTGCTGCTCCGCCGGGCGCTGGAGGGACGCGACCGCGACCAGGTGCGGATCAGCGTCAAGTTCGGCGCCCTGCGCGACCCCGACGGCGGCTTCCTCGGCTTCGACGGACGTCCGGCGGCCGTGAAGAACTCGCTCGCCCAGACGCTGCGGCGTCTCGGCACCGACCACGTCGACGTCTACCGGCCCGCACGGCTCGATCCGGCGGTGCCGATCGAGGACACCGTCGGGGCGATCGCCGAGATGGTCGACGCCGGGTACGTGCGCCACATCGGCCTCTCCGAGGTCGGCGCCGAGACGCTCCGCCGCGCCGCGGCGGTGCATCCGATCGCCGACCTGCAGATCGAGTACTCGTTGCTGTCCAGGGGCATCGAGAGCGAGATCCTGCCCGCGGCCCGCGAACTGGGAACCGCGGTCACCGCCTACGGCGTGCTGTCCCGGGGACTGCTCTCGGGCAACTGGTCCCGGGAGCGCACCGCCGCTGCGCGGGACTTCCGCGCCCACAGCCCGCGTTTCGCCGAGGAGAACATCGACCACAACCTCGCCTTGGTGGAAGCGCTCCGGGAGGTCGCCGCCGCCAGGGGCGTCGCGGTCGCGCAGGTCGCCATCGGCTGGGTGCTCTCGCGCGGCACGGACATCGTCCCGCTCGTCGGAGCGCGCCGCCGCGACCGGCTCGCCGAGGCGCTGGGGTCGCTGGACCTGCACCTGTCCGATGCCGACCTCGCCGCCATCGAGCAGGCCGTGCCCGCGGGCGCGGCGGCGGGCGAGCGCTACGACCGCGACCAGATGGCGATGCTGGACAGCGAGCGCCCTTAG
- a CDS encoding TetR family transcriptional regulator, protein MNEPPLTPERILDAAEDTLRRFGPAKTTVVDVARALGVSHGSVYRHFPSKAALRDAVAERWLHRVSAPLEEFRDGGDTAARRLREWLLALSGTKQRMAREDPELFATYHAIVVESRDVIGAHLGVLTEQLAAIIGDGVARGEFATEDPKSAARAVLTATARFHNPVHASEWDDPALAEEFEAVWSLLLCGLAARTHT, encoded by the coding sequence ATGAACGAACCACCTCTGACCCCGGAGCGGATCCTCGACGCCGCCGAGGACACCTTGCGCCGGTTCGGTCCGGCGAAGACCACCGTCGTCGACGTCGCCCGCGCCCTGGGGGTCAGCCACGGCAGCGTCTACCGGCACTTCCCGAGCAAGGCGGCGCTGCGCGACGCGGTGGCCGAGCGCTGGCTGCACCGCGTCTCCGCCCCGTTGGAGGAGTTCCGCGACGGCGGTGACACCGCCGCCCGGCGCCTGCGCGAATGGCTCCTGGCGCTCAGCGGGACCAAGCAGCGCATGGCGCGGGAGGATCCGGAGCTGTTCGCCACCTACCACGCCATCGTGGTGGAGTCGCGCGACGTGATCGGCGCGCACCTCGGCGTCCTGACCGAACAGCTCGCGGCGATCATCGGCGACGGCGTGGCTCGTGGGGAGTTCGCGACCGAGGACCCGAAGTCGGCGGCCCGGGCGGTGCTGACCGCGACCGCCCGGTTCCACAACCCGGTCCACGCCTCGGAGTGGGACGACCCCGCGCTCGCGGAGGAGTTCGAGGCCGTCTGGTCGCTGCTGCTGTGCGGACTGGCGGCCCGGACGCACACCTGA
- a CDS encoding CapA family protein: MGQVTLFLCGDVMPGRGVDQILPHPGDPRLRERGVHDARRYVAEAESVNGPIDRPVGYSWPWGSALREIAAVLPDVRLINLECAVTRCGEFAAGKGVHYRMNPDNIGVLSACGPDVCALANNHLLDFGRRGLTDTLDELTAAGLGWAGAGRDAAEARRPAIVPISGGGRVVVVAAGAETSGIPASWAATPERPGVNLLPDLTEATADVLADRVRAVTLPGDVVVVSIHWGPNWGYRVSGEETAFAHRLVDGGIDVVHGHSSHHPRPIEVYRNRLVLYGCGDFIDDYEGIGGYESYRDDLRLLYFATIDAATGELAELRMAPMRVQRMRLRPAGREDARWLRSTLSRVSRPFGTRVELRPDGVLVAGW, from the coding sequence ATGGGCCAGGTCACCCTCTTCCTGTGCGGCGACGTGATGCCGGGCCGGGGCGTCGACCAGATCCTGCCGCATCCCGGCGATCCGCGGCTGCGCGAGCGGGGCGTGCACGACGCGCGCCGCTACGTCGCCGAGGCCGAGTCGGTCAACGGCCCGATCGACCGCCCGGTCGGCTACTCCTGGCCGTGGGGCAGCGCGCTGCGCGAGATCGCCGCCGTCTTGCCGGACGTGCGGTTGATCAACCTGGAGTGCGCCGTGACCCGTTGCGGGGAGTTCGCCGCGGGCAAGGGCGTGCACTACCGCATGAATCCGGACAACATCGGCGTCCTGTCGGCATGTGGCCCGGACGTCTGCGCGCTGGCCAACAACCACCTGCTCGACTTCGGCCGCCGTGGCCTGACCGACACGCTCGACGAGCTCACCGCCGCCGGGCTGGGCTGGGCCGGCGCCGGTCGCGACGCCGCCGAGGCCAGGCGGCCCGCGATCGTGCCGATCTCCGGCGGCGGGCGGGTGGTCGTCGTGGCAGCCGGGGCCGAGACCAGTGGAATTCCGGCATCCTGGGCCGCCACCCCCGAGCGGCCCGGCGTCAACCTCCTGCCCGACCTCACCGAGGCGACCGCGGACGTGCTCGCCGACCGCGTGCGGGCGGTGACCCTGCCCGGCGACGTCGTGGTGGTGTCGATCCACTGGGGACCGAACTGGGGTTACCGCGTCAGCGGGGAGGAGACCGCGTTCGCCCACCGGCTGGTCGACGGCGGGATCGACGTCGTCCACGGGCACTCCTCGCACCACCCGCGACCGATCGAGGTGTACCGCAACCGCCTGGTCCTCTACGGCTGCGGCGACTTCATCGACGACTACGAGGGGATCGGCGGCTACGAGAGCTACCGGGACGACCTGCGGCTGCTGTACTTCGCGACGATCGACGCGGCGACGGGCGAGCTCGCCGAGCTGCGGATGGCGCCGATGCGCGTGCAACGCATGCGGCTGCGTCCGGCGGGCCGCGAGGACGCGCGCTGGTTGCGCTCGACGCTCTCGCGCGTCAGCCGCCCGTTCGGCACCCGCGTCGAGCTGCGCCCGGACGGCGTGCTGGTCGCGGGGTGGTGA
- a CDS encoding DUF5313 family protein → MDRYAVVWRKEPALDGAGRVRPNPLRWVWYAFGGRLPQRHREWVLHDVTCRTWVLRHLARALVQVSPGALFLLAPGPLWVRAMSVLGGVLIALWYSLAYMEHTCEHRLFKHGYPLGTGRETREEAKAEERARSAARYAALYRNTGTE, encoded by the coding sequence GTGGACAGGTACGCGGTCGTCTGGCGGAAGGAGCCGGCCTTGGACGGCGCCGGGAGGGTTCGTCCGAACCCGCTGCGATGGGTCTGGTACGCCTTCGGCGGGCGGCTGCCGCAGCGCCACCGGGAGTGGGTGCTGCACGACGTCACCTGCCGCACGTGGGTGCTGCGCCACCTGGCCAGGGCGCTGGTGCAGGTGAGCCCTGGAGCGCTGTTCCTGCTGGCTCCCGGCCCGCTGTGGGTGCGGGCGATGTCGGTGCTGGGCGGCGTGCTCATCGCGCTGTGGTACTCGCTGGCCTACATGGAGCACACCTGCGAGCACCGGCTGTTCAAGCACGGCTACCCCTTGGGCACCGGGCGCGAGACCCGCGAGGAGGCCAAGGCGGAGGAGCGGGCCCGCAGCGCCGCCCGCTACGCGGCGCTGTACCGCAACACCGGTACCGAGTGA
- a CDS encoding MarR family winged helix-turn-helix transcriptional regulator → MSSIDLGEDPLALERQVCFALSVASRNVIALYRPLLEPMRLTHPQYLVMLALWEHSPRSVKDIALTLRAEPATLSPLLKRLEAIGYLTRRRSTSDERLLTVDLTAQGRELRSEAEKIPHRIVERLGIEVSELERLNAALNRVIAATHRQDLDSGPLPE, encoded by the coding sequence ATGAGCTCGATCGACCTGGGAGAGGACCCGCTCGCCCTGGAACGCCAGGTCTGCTTCGCGCTGTCGGTCGCCTCGCGCAACGTCATCGCGCTGTACCGGCCGCTGCTGGAGCCGATGCGGCTCACGCACCCGCAGTACCTGGTGATGCTGGCGCTGTGGGAACACAGCCCGCGCTCGGTCAAGGACATCGCGCTCACCCTGCGGGCCGAGCCGGCCACGCTGTCACCGCTGCTCAAGCGGCTGGAGGCGATCGGCTACCTGACCCGCCGGCGCAGCACCAGCGACGAGCGGCTGCTCACCGTCGACCTCACCGCGCAGGGCCGCGAGCTGCGGTCCGAAGCCGAGAAGATCCCGCACCGGATCGTCGAGCGGCTGGGCATCGAGGTTTCCGAGCTCGAACGCCTCAACGCCGCGCTGAACCGCGTCATCGCCGCGACCCACCGCCAGGACCTCGACAGCGGCCCGCTGCCCGAGTGA